The following proteins are encoded in a genomic region of Pseudodesulfovibrio mercurii:
- a CDS encoding surface carbohydrate biosynthesis protein, which produces MNLYITVEIASRELEAKTFLACCAAQEGFDVYIGAEDMIRRLAVLGEPGILLDKSIHSEYPPLFNFLKRLGHRIAVNDEEGLCINPKQYSLFNLTPAVSESVDMFFAWGSLQRDLMVSRLPDMADRAHVTGNPRLDLLHPRLRKFHERDVRAIHDTFGRFILINTRFTTNNNTIGGEAMKERFLSGKHGPNIEYLMKRYEADEQYFYALIDSLKRLCVRYPSRNFVLRPHPAEKLEPWFELARDYPNLHVVREGNVHKWILASDLMLQNGCTTAIEAFLLGTPCVCYRPVQSELDECLPNKISYHILDFEELCRCVEGELDERIRSKRPEWEKVLAPYAHRSGAELSSPLVLEHLRALARMERAREPFFSLRTRFDARIRHWNRMLKWQIRKMKSQPDKLNPKWPALSLEAFRELANRFVFFDDGFASLEITQAYKDCFRVTRVGKHAA; this is translated from the coding sequence TTGAATCTATACATTACGGTTGAAATAGCATCTCGCGAACTCGAAGCGAAGACTTTCCTGGCCTGTTGTGCGGCCCAGGAGGGTTTTGATGTCTATATCGGCGCCGAAGACATGATCCGGCGGCTGGCCGTCCTCGGAGAGCCCGGCATACTCCTGGACAAAAGCATCCACTCGGAATACCCCCCGCTCTTCAACTTCCTGAAACGGCTGGGACATCGCATCGCCGTCAACGACGAAGAAGGCCTCTGCATCAATCCCAAGCAATACAGCCTGTTCAATCTGACCCCGGCGGTTTCGGAGAGCGTGGACATGTTTTTCGCATGGGGCTCCCTGCAAAGGGATCTGATGGTCAGCCGTCTGCCGGACATGGCCGACCGCGCCCACGTCACGGGCAATCCGAGGCTGGACCTGCTCCACCCCCGGCTCAGGAAATTTCACGAACGGGACGTCCGGGCCATACACGACACGTTTGGCCGGTTCATACTGATCAACACGCGCTTCACCACCAACAACAACACCATCGGCGGCGAGGCGATGAAGGAGCGGTTCCTGTCGGGCAAGCACGGGCCGAACATAGAATACCTCATGAAACGCTACGAGGCCGATGAACAGTACTTCTACGCCTTGATCGACTCGCTGAAGCGCCTCTGCGTCCGGTACCCGTCCCGAAACTTCGTCCTGCGGCCCCACCCCGCCGAGAAGCTGGAGCCGTGGTTCGAACTCGCGCGGGACTATCCCAACCTGCACGTCGTCCGGGAAGGAAACGTGCACAAGTGGATCCTGGCCAGCGACCTGATGCTGCAAAACGGCTGCACCACGGCCATCGAGGCCTTCTTGCTGGGCACTCCATGCGTGTGCTATCGACCGGTGCAATCGGAACTGGATGAATGCTTGCCAAACAAGATTTCGTACCACATCCTCGACTTTGAGGAGCTTTGCCGCTGTGTCGAGGGAGAATTGGATGAACGGATCCGGTCCAAGCGGCCCGAGTGGGAAAAGGTCCTGGCTCCGTACGCCCATCGCAGCGGGGCGGAACTGTCCTCTCCGCTGGTGCTGGAACACCTGCGGGCGCTGGCCCGAATGGAACGCGCCAGGGAACCGTTTTTCAGTTTGCGGACGCGATTCGACGCCCGAATTCGCCACTGGAACCGGATGCTGAAATGGCAAATCAGAAAGATGAAATCACAACCTGACAAGTTGAACCCCAAATGGCCCGCCCTCAGCCTGGAAGCATTCAGGGAGCTTGCCAACCGCTTCGTTTTTTTCGACGATGGGTTTGCCTCTCTGGAGATCACCCAGGCCTACAAGGACTGCTTCAGGGTAACAAGAGTAGGAAAGCATGCTGCCTAA
- a CDS encoding amino acid adenylation domain-containing protein gives MKTDSLISGFIRSADSYPDNLALFVDDTPYTYRELASRVQCIAHEILGKDNDSRQIGIYAYRSIHMYSAILAALLSGHCYVPLSPIFPQKRVQNTIAKAGTKIILTDGAHLASLLELLAESDESHSIIVLGEHEEGLHIPDQISLTSIPESRLKALSAEDAPLGMPTVDPGDIAYLLFTSGSTGDPKGVGITHRNALSMIAASIDRYQFNQEDSFTQLFDFTFDLSVFDIFVPLTVGGSIFCVPKGEMMLPHRFVNKHKLSVWFSVPAVAVFLSKFKLLKPDSLPHLRLALFCGEALLESSARDFALAAPNAILENLYGPTEATVYFTYYTYSPGTELGAEYKGIVPIGKPLPGLEAAIVDPNLKPVADGEVGELCLAGPQLAPGYWRNPGLTNTKFCPLNTSAREQDNRWYRTGDLARLDANGDIVFIGRIDDQIQIAGHRVELGEIEHLLRKSARLEHLVAIGHRPTPDIPYEILVFYSGSPETDLDAVCKENLPTYMQVKRFYQVETMPLNANGKVDRKALLARLAE, from the coding sequence TTGAAAACCGACTCCCTCATCAGCGGCTTCATCAGAAGCGCCGATTCATATCCCGATAATCTCGCCCTTTTTGTGGACGACACGCCCTATACCTACAGGGAATTGGCGTCCCGCGTTCAATGCATCGCCCATGAGATACTTGGGAAGGACAACGACAGCAGGCAGATCGGGATATACGCCTACCGCTCGATCCACATGTACTCGGCCATTCTCGCCGCCCTCCTGTCCGGGCATTGCTATGTCCCCCTCAGTCCGATCTTCCCGCAAAAACGCGTCCAGAACACCATCGCCAAAGCGGGCACGAAAATCATCCTGACCGACGGCGCGCACCTTGCCTCCCTGCTGGAACTGCTCGCCGAATCGGACGAAAGCCATTCGATCATCGTGCTCGGCGAACATGAAGAGGGGTTGCACATCCCCGATCAGATTTCGCTCACGAGCATCCCCGAGTCGCGGCTCAAGGCCCTGTCCGCCGAGGACGCCCCGCTCGGCATGCCGACGGTCGATCCCGGCGACATCGCCTATCTTCTCTTCACCTCCGGCAGCACGGGAGACCCGAAGGGTGTCGGCATCACGCACCGCAACGCCCTCAGCATGATCGCCGCTTCCATCGACCGATACCAGTTCAATCAGGAAGATTCGTTCACCCAACTCTTCGATTTCACTTTCGATCTCTCCGTATTCGACATCTTCGTGCCCCTGACCGTGGGCGGCTCGATCTTCTGCGTCCCCAAAGGCGAAATGATGCTGCCCCATCGTTTCGTCAACAAGCACAAGCTCTCCGTCTGGTTTTCGGTTCCGGCCGTGGCCGTTTTTCTTTCCAAGTTCAAACTGCTCAAGCCCGACAGCCTTCCGCACCTGCGGCTCGCCCTCTTCTGCGGCGAAGCCCTGCTGGAAAGCTCCGCCAGGGACTTTGCCCTGGCCGCCCCCAACGCGATTCTCGAGAATCTCTACGGGCCCACCGAAGCCACCGTGTATTTCACCTATTACACTTACTCGCCGGGCACGGAACTCGGCGCGGAGTACAAGGGGATCGTGCCCATCGGGAAGCCCCTCCCCGGCCTGGAGGCCGCGATCGTCGATCCGAACCTGAAGCCCGTTGCCGACGGGGAGGTCGGAGAACTGTGCCTCGCGGGTCCGCAACTCGCCCCGGGCTATTGGCGCAATCCCGGCCTCACGAACACCAAATTCTGTCCCCTGAACACCTCGGCCCGCGAACAGGACAACCGTTGGTACCGCACCGGCGACCTTGCCCGGCTCGACGCGAACGGCGACATTGTCTTCATCGGCAGGATCGATGACCAGATCCAGATCGCGGGACACCGGGTCGAATTGGGGGAGATCGAGCATCTCTTGCGGAAATCGGCCCGCCTGGAGCATCTGGTCGCCATCGGCCATAGGCCCACCCCGGACATTCCGTATGAAATACTAGTCTTTTACAGCGGCAGCCCGGAAACGGACCTCGACGCGGTCTGCAAGGAGAACCTGCCGACGTACATGCAGGTCAAACGGTTTTACCAGGTCGAGACCATGCCCCTCAATGCAAACGGAAAGGTCGACAGAAAGGCCCTGCTGGCCCGATTGGCTGAATGA
- a CDS encoding DnaB-like helicase C-terminal domain-containing protein, whose protein sequence is MPMDFESLAHGKIPPFDLLAEHAVLEGVLRNNAIFHEIIDLLNRQSFYHPDHGAIFAAMTTCYDNNEPIDANTVQTAVEAENRNICLREYLHTCTPEGGSLSPRDIVKYAEQVRDKATLRSLIQLGNKIATMAYNSQAPLVTLNEAEKELFELKRKTKTFDKPAASEVIMSVLDTINSKFKQGNAGPGLKTGFEDLDSLLSGLRKGSLTVLAGRPGNCIQPFALNVVLKAALSNVPTFYVSLDKHHDRIMEKLLAIHVGIPIMKIQTGQLVEDDWLELYKSAGRISRSGLFFDSAPALSPFEISSRIRHMKNEHDIGLVVIDRVQLIKDMEHPAGGLEQEAAAISRALKHLASELNISILVLSELNSEVDERQDNEPKLSDLLCHGAYEQAADTILLLYRDAEYYEGDESLTDGVDVHVAKNRYGLCGKIELLFHRDCLRLRDLGTGDPLFNG, encoded by the coding sequence ATGCCGATGGATTTTGAAAGCTTGGCCCACGGGAAAATCCCGCCATTCGACCTGCTCGCCGAACACGCCGTGCTTGAAGGTGTACTGCGAAACAATGCGATATTCCATGAGATTATTGATTTATTGAATCGACAATCCTTCTACCATCCCGACCATGGGGCCATATTCGCTGCGATGACAACGTGTTACGACAACAACGAACCCATTGACGCGAATACTGTCCAAACGGCCGTGGAGGCGGAAAATCGGAACATTTGTCTCAGGGAGTATTTACATACCTGCACACCTGAGGGCGGTTCATTGTCGCCTCGCGACATAGTAAAATACGCCGAACAGGTCCGGGACAAGGCAACTCTGCGCAGCCTTATCCAATTAGGTAATAAGATAGCAACCATGGCGTACAATTCTCAGGCTCCGCTGGTCACGTTGAATGAGGCTGAAAAAGAACTATTCGAGCTCAAACGAAAGACCAAAACCTTCGACAAACCAGCAGCGAGTGAAGTCATAATGTCTGTCCTTGACACCATTAACAGCAAATTCAAACAGGGTAATGCGGGGCCGGGACTCAAGACGGGATTCGAGGATTTGGACTCCCTGCTGTCGGGCTTGAGAAAAGGAAGCCTGACGGTCCTCGCGGGACGGCCAGGCAACTGCATACAACCCTTTGCGCTCAATGTTGTTCTGAAGGCAGCGTTGTCAAACGTCCCTACATTTTATGTTTCACTCGACAAGCATCATGACCGGATAATGGAAAAGCTGCTTGCGATACATGTGGGTATCCCGATCATGAAGATACAAACGGGACAACTCGTTGAAGACGACTGGCTTGAACTGTACAAATCCGCCGGCAGGATATCCCGAAGCGGTTTGTTTTTCGACAGCGCCCCGGCGTTGTCTCCATTTGAGATATCCTCGCGCATCAGGCACATGAAAAACGAACATGACATCGGCCTTGTCGTCATCGACCGTGTGCAGCTGATAAAAGACATGGAGCATCCGGCGGGCGGTCTGGAGCAGGAAGCTGCCGCAATCTCTCGGGCACTGAAACATCTGGCTTCCGAGTTGAACATCTCCATCCTTGTTTTGTCGGAACTCAATTCCGAAGTGGATGAGCGCCAGGACAACGAGCCGAAACTGTCGGACCTCCTTTGCCATGGAGCCTATGAACAGGCCGCGGATACCATCCTGCTGCTCTACAGGGATGCCGAATATTACGAAGGCGATGAATCCTTGACGGACGGTGTGGATGTTCACGTCGCCAAGAACCGTTACGGGCTCTGCGGCAAGATTGAATTGCTCTTCCACCGCGATTGTCTGCGGCTTCGGGATCTGGGCACGGGTGATCCCCTTTTCAACGGCTGA
- a CDS encoding MBL fold metallo-hydrolase: MRITIHRGTNEIGGSCVEVEYNGTRLLLDAGTPLDDSPAALPADIDAYAGVLISHSHQDHYGLVERLPEDVPLYMGKVAWQFAQSLRLFTKTGDLLTHNPIPLEAGKTFRVGDISVTPYLADHSSPDAFGFLLEAGGRVVYYTGDFRAHGRKSKTFDYLCSRLPRKMDAILLEGTMMDRGNSAFASEREVEEGMVEAIRAESGIVCLNCSAQNIDRMVSAFRAAKRSGRILVVDIYTAWILRLAQQLSANIPDINWDGMRVLSHNRPAAGYYRNVKEHAEFFGGFLQDLYNSGNELWVQNLVDSPSKYLIKLSDYWLADILDRLPGISSTIIYSQWAGYLEEGTPQYNAKAASLKGRENSTFRLIHTSGHAVREDLMRLVGSVEPQTVIPLHTEHKNAYAEYFPNVHVLDDGEVFEL; encoded by the coding sequence ATGCGTATAACCATCCACCGCGGGACCAACGAGATCGGCGGCAGTTGTGTCGAAGTCGAATACAACGGCACTCGGCTCCTGCTTGATGCCGGAACGCCTCTTGATGATTCCCCGGCCGCACTTCCCGCCGACATCGACGCCTATGCGGGCGTGCTGATTTCACACAGCCATCAGGACCACTACGGATTGGTCGAAAGATTGCCGGAAGATGTCCCTCTGTACATGGGGAAGGTCGCCTGGCAGTTCGCGCAAAGCCTGAGGCTCTTTACGAAGACCGGCGATTTGCTGACGCACAATCCCATCCCTTTGGAAGCTGGTAAAACGTTTCGGGTTGGAGATATCTCCGTCACTCCATACCTGGCCGACCATTCCTCTCCCGATGCCTTTGGTTTCCTGCTGGAGGCGGGAGGGCGCGTCGTCTACTACACCGGCGATTTTCGCGCTCACGGGAGAAAGTCCAAGACCTTCGACTACCTGTGTTCCCGTCTGCCGAGGAAAATGGACGCCATCCTTCTTGAAGGGACCATGATGGATCGAGGGAATTCTGCGTTCGCCAGTGAGCGTGAAGTGGAAGAAGGCATGGTCGAAGCCATTCGTGCGGAAAGCGGAATAGTGTGCCTCAATTGTTCGGCTCAGAATATCGACCGGATGGTTTCCGCATTCCGCGCCGCCAAGCGGTCCGGCAGAATCCTTGTCGTGGACATCTACACGGCGTGGATCCTGAGGTTGGCCCAACAGCTATCAGCCAACATCCCCGACATCAATTGGGACGGCATGCGCGTGCTTTCCCATAACAGGCCCGCGGCCGGGTACTATCGCAATGTGAAGGAGCACGCCGAGTTCTTTGGCGGCTTCCTCCAGGACCTCTACAACTCCGGGAATGAGCTTTGGGTGCAGAACCTCGTTGATTCTCCGTCGAAATATCTCATCAAGTTGAGTGATTACTGGCTGGCCGACATCCTCGACAGGCTTCCCGGGATATCCTCGACCATCATCTATTCGCAGTGGGCCGGATATCTTGAGGAGGGGACGCCGCAGTACAATGCAAAAGCGGCCAGCCTGAAGGGGCGCGAGAACTCGACGTTCAGGCTGATCCATACCAGCGGACACGCCGTGCGCGAGGACTTGATGCGGCTGGTCGGTTCCGTCGAGCCTCAAACGGTCATTCCGCTCCATACCGAGCACAAGAACGCGTATGCGGAGTATTTCCCCAATGTTCATGTCCTGGATGACGGGGAAGTTTTCGAACTTTAG
- a CDS encoding helix-turn-helix transcriptional regulator: MRGTQIIQLFKGIQALSKTNGTTINELMEVLGRNDRKAAYRMLETIQGIGVPVYEEKIHGQRAKRWKIDETSRQKLAGLNLPDFTISLPDIVALQLLRSQATVFKGTEIETTLNRLFSRLDAFVPEGLFASLSKLGPLFGSSNKWAKDYSGKEGILDSLVEAMLERRTCLVRYHSFQQGRETRFKIDPLYFFEYSGGLYLFVRTTAYDDIRILALERVREVAPTSDGFEEPKDFDARARLSEPFGIIADDPIEATVRVSADQARYLLERPYFRERVVAEESDGAVIVQLNTSGRHDVVKWILSLGSQAEVLGPPELRADVKKELEATLSGY, encoded by the coding sequence ATGCGCGGGACACAGATAATTCAGCTTTTCAAGGGCATCCAGGCCCTGAGCAAGACCAACGGCACGACCATCAATGAGCTCATGGAAGTGCTCGGCAGGAACGACAGGAAAGCGGCCTACCGCATGCTCGAGACCATTCAGGGGATCGGTGTGCCGGTGTATGAAGAAAAAATACATGGCCAGCGCGCCAAGAGATGGAAAATCGATGAGACTTCCCGGCAAAAGCTGGCCGGATTGAACCTGCCCGACTTCACCATATCGCTTCCCGACATCGTTGCCCTTCAATTGCTGCGGTCTCAAGCCACGGTATTCAAAGGAACGGAAATTGAGACCACTCTCAATCGGCTGTTTTCGCGGCTCGATGCATTTGTGCCGGAAGGGTTGTTCGCCTCGTTGAGCAAGCTGGGGCCTTTGTTCGGGTCTTCCAATAAATGGGCGAAAGACTATTCGGGGAAGGAGGGCATACTGGATTCGCTTGTCGAAGCCATGCTCGAGCGCAGGACCTGCCTCGTCAGGTATCACTCCTTTCAACAGGGCAGGGAGACGCGGTTCAAGATTGATCCGTTGTATTTCTTTGAATACTCGGGCGGCTTGTATCTTTTCGTCAGGACAACCGCCTATGACGACATCCGGATTCTGGCCCTTGAACGGGTTCGGGAGGTCGCCCCGACCAGTGACGGATTCGAGGAGCCGAAGGACTTCGATGCTCGGGCCCGGCTCAGCGAACCGTTCGGCATCATAGCCGATGACCCCATAGAAGCGACGGTTCGCGTGTCGGCCGATCAAGCCCGGTACTTACTGGAGCGCCCGTATTTTCGAGAACGGGTCGTGGCGGAGGAATCGGATGGCGCGGTCATCGTCCAATTGAACACCTCCGGCCGTCACGACGTTGTCAAATGGATACTCTCGTTGGGATCGCAGGCGGAAGTGCTTGGACCGCCCGAACTCAGGGCTGATGTGAAGAAAGAGCTTGAAGCGACGTTGTCGGGGTACTGA
- a CDS encoding integrase core domain-containing protein has protein sequence MPIARSLTNEDVTHVLAALFTTREQPDYLRSDNGSEFAAEALCGWLKDVGVNTASIKPGSPGENGYSESFNGKLPEGWIHGELLCSLKEAQIVIENRRREYDTIRPHGSLEYQPPASVAPLGVELGSGWTTSAGRVQTGISPDHKPGTGQHVDGFCL, from the coding sequence ATGCCCATTGCGAGAAGCCTAACGAATGAAGATGTAACGCATGTTCTGGCTGCTCTGTTTACGACGAGAGAACAGCCAGACTATCTGCGATCCGACAACGGCTCCGAGTTCGCGGCTGAAGCCCTCTGCGGATGGTTGAAGGATGTCGGAGTCAATACTGCATCCATTAAACCCGGTAGCCCTGGGGAGAATGGCTATAGCGAAAGCTTCAATGGCAAATTGCCGGAGGGATGGATTCACGGAGAGCTTCTCTGTTCGTTGAAAGAAGCACAGATCGTGATCGAAAATCGGCGGCGGGAATACGACACGATAAGGCCTCACGGCTCATTGGAATACCAACCCCCAGCGTCGGTCGCGCCCCTCGGGGTGGAGTTGGGCTCGGGCTGGACAACCTCGGCAGGAAGAGTGCAGACTGGCATAAGCCCGGACCATAAACCGGGGACAGGTCAACATGTGGACGGTTTTTGTCTGTGA
- a CDS encoding glycosyltransferase family 4 protein: protein MFWKLPPSLSFLIRLALHHVRERRLLSLSRKFDVYHETAMFPFRVQDGVATLLTVHDLSLERYPQFHPAERVRYFNRFFGKRLRLADAFVSVSDFTRHELLSAHDLDSRTVAVTPLACDKDLFHHRQGEEVEAVKRELGIRGDYFLSVGTNDPRKNLPLIFEAVHGSPDTQMVIAGWSGWGGKLPGGVRDVGYVSDQTLACLYSGATALVYPSLYEGFGLPVLEAMSCGCPVVLTREASLPEVAGEAGCYLSGPRAVEELVSIMERLGTDEAFRREKSAASLERAELFSWERTALLTKEAILAAYRAKHP from the coding sequence TTGTTCTGGAAACTGCCGCCGTCGCTATCGTTTCTGATCCGGCTGGCCCTGCACCACGTGCGCGAACGCAGGCTGCTGTCCCTGTCAAGGAAGTTCGACGTCTACCACGAGACGGCCATGTTCCCCTTTCGCGTGCAGGATGGCGTGGCCACGCTGCTGACCGTGCATGATCTTTCCCTGGAGCGATATCCGCAGTTCCATCCCGCCGAGCGGGTTCGCTATTTCAACAGATTTTTCGGCAAACGGCTGCGCCTGGCCGACGCGTTCGTGTCGGTTTCGGACTTTACCCGCCATGAGCTGCTGTCCGCGCACGACCTGGATTCGAGGACCGTCGCGGTGACGCCGCTGGCCTGCGACAAGGACCTGTTCCACCACCGTCAGGGGGAAGAAGTCGAGGCGGTCAAGCGGGAGCTCGGCATACGCGGGGACTACTTCCTGTCCGTCGGCACGAACGACCCCAGGAAGAACCTCCCCCTCATCTTCGAGGCCGTTCACGGGAGCCCGGACACGCAGATGGTCATCGCGGGCTGGTCCGGTTGGGGCGGAAAGCTCCCCGGGGGAGTTCGCGATGTGGGCTATGTCTCCGACCAGACCCTTGCCTGCCTCTACAGCGGGGCCACGGCCCTGGTCTATCCCAGCCTCTACGAGGGGTTCGGCCTGCCGGTGCTGGAGGCCATGTCCTGCGGCTGTCCCGTTGTCCTGACCCGGGAGGCCAGCCTGCCCGAGGTGGCCGGGGAGGCCGGTTGCTACCTGAGCGGCCCCCGCGCCGTGGAGGAGCTCGTCTCCATCATGGAGCGGCTCGGGACGGATGAAGCGTTCCGCCGGGAGAAGTCGGCCGCGTCCCTGGAACGGGCCGAACTCTTCTCCTGGGAGCGGACAGCGCTGCTGACCAAGGAGGCCATCCTGGCCGCCTACAGGGCGAAGCACCCGTGA
- a CDS encoding FkbM family methyltransferase, protein MSIIQTMWQNEVERKLDRILNDVDFIKNRTSSYLGRNESLTYLKDETPIFVNTDDIGCPLNFINGGMYEEEEWGVFLSYRTPDGIALDVGANLGVYSLRLAPYLRQGRIHAFEPNDRIRQLFSRSVFLNGYTHIIDINSCAISNRDGEASLSLPKDHAGGGSLEGGDGNGDVVQVRTLDSVLPEGTSVSMIKLDVEGHELKALTGMLPVLERSPKAVLLFEKLAADSDIADDLFELLGSLGYQIYAIAGTTIRRTDHAEFTTTGGYFLAGRPERIEEGGLERNFVDIFPCDFNILNGGMENGAYRSQARDRREGDILFHGPYWYLPRGAYRLTIDGEINGSFDLDISERFGYKVESLHLTPGRNEYDFIAYRDLTKFEFVLRTGNKSGEFSLNKMRLRRMG, encoded by the coding sequence GTGAGTATTATTCAAACGATGTGGCAGAACGAAGTGGAACGGAAGCTCGACCGGATATTGAACGACGTCGATTTCATCAAGAACCGGACGTCGTCCTATCTGGGCAGGAATGAATCGCTGACCTACCTGAAGGATGAGACGCCGATCTTCGTGAACACGGACGACATCGGCTGCCCGCTCAACTTCATCAACGGCGGCATGTATGAAGAGGAAGAATGGGGAGTATTTCTTTCCTACCGCACGCCCGACGGGATCGCCCTGGACGTGGGGGCGAACCTCGGGGTCTACTCTCTCCGGCTGGCGCCGTATCTCCGCCAGGGCAGGATTCACGCCTTTGAGCCCAACGACAGGATCCGGCAGCTGTTTTCGCGCTCCGTCTTTCTGAATGGGTACACGCACATCATCGACATCAACAGCTGCGCCATCTCCAACCGCGACGGCGAAGCCAGCCTGTCGCTGCCCAAGGACCACGCCGGCGGGGGAAGTCTCGAAGGCGGCGACGGCAACGGCGACGTGGTCCAGGTCCGCACCCTCGACAGCGTCCTGCCCGAAGGCACGAGCGTCAGCATGATCAAACTCGACGTCGAAGGCCATGAGCTCAAGGCCCTGACCGGCATGCTCCCCGTGCTTGAAAGATCCCCGAAAGCGGTTCTCCTCTTCGAAAAGCTGGCGGCCGACAGCGACATCGCCGACGATCTGTTCGAGCTGCTCGGTTCCCTCGGCTACCAGATCTACGCCATTGCGGGGACGACCATCCGGCGGACCGACCACGCCGAGTTCACGACCACCGGAGGGTATTTCCTGGCCGGACGCCCGGAACGGATCGAGGAAGGCGGGCTCGAAAGAAACTTCGTTGATATTTTCCCGTGCGATTTCAACATCCTCAATGGCGGCATGGAAAACGGAGCATACCGTTCGCAGGCCAGGGACCGCCGCGAGGGCGATATACTCTTCCACGGTCCGTACTGGTATCTGCCCAGGGGAGCCTATCGGCTGACCATCGACGGCGAAATCAACGGCTCCTTTGATCTCGATATCAGCGAACGCTTCGGCTACAAGGTCGAATCGCTGCACCTGACCCCGGGCCGGAACGAATACGACTTCATCGCCTACCGCGACCTGACGAAGTTCGAGTTTGTCCTGCGGACCGGCAACAAGAGCGGAGAGTTCTCGCTGAACAAGATGCGCTTGCGAAGGATGGGGTAG
- a CDS encoding glycosyltransferase family 4 protein, producing MDILKISFRDLVRGATCHEIRTDGSADKRPHEGRVPPHCRVLSSTAVYTAAWAIFFLTGRFLTIDVPGIDVAHWTSPLPIRLANGRNYYTIHDVIPAKLPDTTLDDKPLYMRLLRRIVKTADKIITVSENSKRDIAALCPEAGAKTHNTYQAVEIPPSLIREETALARFLDGTHGLSPDGYFIAVGAIEPKKNHGTLIEAYLAANVQSPLVIVGPFGWKYEREKRTMEAHAPGRKIIHLEYVPFDALVALIQGARGLVFPSLYEGFGLPVLEAMSLGTPVITSNTSSLPEVGGDAPLYVDPYRPREITDAILAFENDRELRERCIAKGKKQAGRFAPERYRERLAALY from the coding sequence ATGGATATCCTGAAGATCTCGTTCAGGGACCTCGTTCGCGGTGCGACCTGCCATGAGATCAGGACGGACGGGTCCGCCGACAAGCGGCCCCATGAAGGCCGGGTGCCGCCGCATTGCCGAGTGCTGAGCAGCACGGCGGTGTACACGGCCGCCTGGGCCATCTTCTTTCTGACCGGGCGATTCCTGACCATCGACGTACCCGGCATCGATGTGGCCCACTGGACCTCCCCCCTGCCCATCAGGCTGGCCAACGGGCGCAACTACTACACCATCCACGACGTCATCCCGGCCAAGCTGCCGGACACGACCCTCGACGACAAGCCGCTGTACATGCGACTGCTGCGCAGGATCGTCAAAACGGCGGACAAGATCATCACGGTCTCCGAGAACTCGAAAAGGGACATCGCCGCCCTGTGCCCGGAGGCCGGGGCCAAGACGCACAATACGTACCAGGCCGTGGAGATACCGCCTTCCCTGATCCGGGAGGAAACGGCGCTGGCCCGGTTTCTCGACGGGACGCACGGCCTGTCTCCGGACGGATATTTCATCGCCGTCGGCGCGATCGAGCCCAAAAAGAACCACGGGACACTGATCGAGGCCTATCTGGCCGCGAACGTGCAAAGCCCGCTGGTCATTGTCGGGCCGTTCGGCTGGAAATATGAACGGGAGAAGCGGACAATGGAGGCGCATGCGCCGGGGCGGAAGATCATCCACCTCGAATACGTGCCCTTCGACGCCCTCGTCGCCCTGATCCAGGGGGCCAGGGGACTCGTTTTCCCGTCACTCTACGAAGGGTTCGGGCTGCCGGTGCTCGAGGCCATGTCCCTGGGCACGCCGGTGATCACCTCGAACACGAGTTCGTTACCAGAAGTCGGGGGCGACGCGCCGCTGTATGTCGATCCTTATCGGCCCCGGGAGATCACGGACGCCATTCTTGCCTTTGAAAACGACCGCGAGCTGCGGGAACGCTGCATCGCCAAAGGGAAAAAACAGGCCGGGCGGTTCGCTCCCGAACGATACCGGGAGCGGCTGGCGGCCCTGTACTGA